One window from the genome of Polynucleobacter sp. MWH-Svant-W18 encodes:
- a CDS encoding 5'-nucleotidase, with translation MSYTLTGKLVVAISSRALFDFEEENRIFESTDDSAYMKLQLERLGIAAQTGVAFPLVKKLLAFNEEGEQRVEVVILSRNDPVSGLRVFRSAEHHGLHLERGVFTRGRPPYHYLRSLHANLFLSANEDDVRATIDAGFPAARVYPESSKTAESHPNEIRIAFDGDAVLFSDEAEQVFQKKGLEAFVDHESKKVDIPLPPGPFKPLLEALHRLQRSTSENGMRIRTALVTARSAPAHERAIRTLMAWGIDVDEAMFLGGLSKSEFLREFEPDFFFDDQTGHCQSAASVAPTGHVVSGVSNRPKS, from the coding sequence ATGTCATACACACTCACTGGAAAACTTGTCGTTGCGATCTCCTCGCGCGCCCTGTTTGATTTTGAGGAAGAGAATCGCATCTTCGAATCCACCGACGATAGTGCATATATGAAATTACAGCTTGAGCGCTTGGGTATTGCCGCTCAGACTGGGGTTGCCTTTCCATTGGTTAAAAAACTGCTCGCATTTAACGAGGAAGGTGAGCAACGGGTTGAAGTTGTTATCCTCTCCCGAAATGATCCCGTGAGTGGGTTACGGGTATTCCGCTCTGCTGAGCATCATGGCCTTCATCTCGAGCGCGGCGTATTTACAAGAGGCCGGCCTCCCTATCACTATTTGCGCTCATTACATGCCAACCTCTTTTTATCTGCAAATGAAGATGATGTTAGAGCAACAATTGATGCGGGCTTCCCTGCTGCACGTGTCTATCCCGAGTCCAGCAAAACCGCCGAGTCGCACCCTAATGAAATCCGTATTGCGTTTGACGGAGATGCAGTGCTCTTTTCAGATGAAGCAGAGCAAGTCTTTCAGAAAAAGGGGCTTGAAGCTTTCGTCGATCACGAGAGTAAAAAGGTTGATATTCCACTGCCTCCAGGTCCTTTTAAACCCTTACTAGAGGCCCTCCATAGACTGCAGCGCTCCACCAGTGAAAACGGTATGCGCATTCGTACTGCCCTAGTAACTGCACGCTCTGCACCAGCACATGAACGCGCTATTCGTACGCTAATGGCATGGGGCATTGATGTCGATGAAGCCATGTTTTTGGGTGGCCTTTCCAAGAGTGAATTCTTACGCGAGTTTGAGCCAGACTTTTTCTTTGATGACCAGACTGGACATTGTCAATCAGCAGCCTCTGTTGCCCCGACTGGCCACGTTGTATCAGGCGTATCGAATAGACCTAAAAGCTAA
- a CDS encoding FAD/FMN-binding oxidoreductase has product MNAPLALNQLLDAEAGSPRLREIPYNYTSFSDREIVIRLLGEESWRVLNDLRGVRRTGRSARMLFEILGDIWVVQRNPFLQDDLLDSPHRRKQLIDALWHRLGEVKKRNNGDSAEQVEILLSAAYRAIENFENGFKEVEQIRKRARKELGRHTASDNICFDGVSRAAHVTDATDWRVEFPLVVLKPDYESEIPGLVKACVELGLTIIPRGGGTGYTGGAIPLYAMSAVINTEKLQDIGGVQSKRLPGLNHEVSTIFTGAGVVTRRVSDAAEHAGLVFAVDPTSADASCIGGNIAMNAGGKKAVLWGTALDNLASWRMVDPEGNWLDVERLDHNMGKIHDVATVRFQLTWSDGNSEPGQRILKTELLEVEGKRFRKEGLGKDVTDKFLSGLPGVQKEGCDGLITSATWVLHRMPKYMRTVCLEFFGQAREAIPSIVEIKAYLDGLSKQGGPILAGLEHLDDRYLRAVGYSTKSKRNSLPKMVLIGDIAGDDEEAVAAATSEVVRMANLRVGEGFVAVSAEARKKFWLDRARTAAIARHTNAFKINEDVVIPLPRMGEYTDGIDRINIELSLKNKLQVLDGLESFLKKSALPLGKSDEEYEILTAEILGDRVQQALDLISKVRTRWAEWLTQMDTYFPKLQNFSLRASWKEEVRAELRIIFGGLAFEPILAELEAIHKNILRKRVFVALHMHAGDGNVHTNLPVNSDDYEMLQDAHRAVDRIMKLARSLDGVISGEHGIGITKLEYLTEAELKDFRSYKNRVDPEGRFNKGKLMPHADLSMAYTPSFGLMGHESIIMQQSDIGAIADSVKDCLRCGKCKPVCATHVPRANLLYSPRDKILATSLLIEAFLYEEQTRRGVSIRHWEMFDDVAAHCTVCHKCLTPCPVKIDFGDVTMNMRNLLRKMGQQRFNPGTAASMFFLNATSPETIHLARKTMIGWGYSLQRLGNDVLRKFTKQQTAHPPATVGKPSVKEQVIFFVNKKMPGNLPKKTARALLDIEDANYVPIIRDPKTTSADTEAVFYFPGCGSERLFSQVGLATQAMLWNVGVQTVLPPGYLCCGYPQRGNGDFDKAEKMITDNRVLFHRVANTLNYLDIKTVVVSCGTCYDQLAGYQFDQIFPGCRIIDIHEFLAEKGVKLSGVTGVKYMYHDPCHSPMKLQDPLKTVNELIQLEDGKAIAKNDRCCGESGTLAVTRPDISTQVRFRKQIEMEKGANDLRKGDFTGEVKVLTSCPSCLQGLTRFDADSDTTADYIVVEMAQKLLGKDWMQDYVAKANQGGIERVLV; this is encoded by the coding sequence ATGAATGCTCCATTAGCTTTGAACCAGTTGTTGGATGCTGAGGCGGGTTCTCCCCGTCTTCGTGAAATTCCTTACAACTACACCTCCTTTTCTGACCGAGAAATTGTGATTCGCCTGTTGGGCGAGGAGTCATGGCGCGTTTTGAATGACTTGCGGGGTGTGCGCCGGACTGGCCGTTCCGCTCGCATGTTGTTTGAAATCCTGGGAGATATCTGGGTCGTTCAGCGCAATCCTTTTTTGCAGGATGATTTGCTAGATAGCCCCCATCGTCGGAAACAATTGATTGACGCTTTATGGCATCGCTTGGGCGAAGTTAAAAAACGCAATAACGGTGACTCTGCAGAACAAGTTGAAATTTTATTAAGCGCCGCTTATCGCGCTATTGAAAATTTTGAGAACGGTTTTAAAGAGGTTGAGCAAATTCGTAAACGCGCTCGTAAAGAGTTGGGTCGTCACACTGCCAGCGATAACATTTGTTTTGATGGCGTTTCACGTGCTGCGCATGTAACGGATGCAACCGATTGGCGTGTGGAATTCCCACTAGTCGTTTTGAAGCCTGACTATGAATCTGAAATCCCCGGCCTTGTAAAAGCTTGTGTGGAATTGGGCCTCACAATTATTCCTCGTGGAGGCGGCACTGGATATACCGGTGGCGCAATTCCTCTGTATGCAATGTCTGCAGTCATTAATACTGAAAAATTACAGGATATTGGCGGAGTTCAATCGAAACGCCTACCGGGGCTGAACCATGAAGTCTCAACTATTTTTACCGGTGCAGGCGTCGTAACACGTCGTGTTTCTGATGCCGCAGAGCATGCAGGGCTGGTGTTTGCCGTTGACCCAACTTCTGCCGACGCAAGCTGCATTGGCGGCAATATTGCGATGAATGCCGGCGGTAAAAAAGCAGTTCTATGGGGAACTGCATTGGATAACCTTGCCAGCTGGCGCATGGTCGATCCAGAAGGAAATTGGTTGGATGTCGAGCGCCTTGATCACAATATGGGCAAGATCCATGATGTCGCAACTGTGCGTTTCCAACTCACTTGGTCAGATGGTAATAGTGAGCCAGGCCAACGTATTCTCAAAACAGAATTACTCGAAGTAGAGGGTAAGCGTTTTCGTAAAGAAGGTTTAGGTAAAGACGTTACAGATAAATTTTTATCTGGCTTACCTGGTGTTCAAAAAGAAGGTTGTGATGGTTTGATTACGAGTGCAACTTGGGTATTGCATCGTATGCCGAAATATATGCGTACAGTTTGCTTAGAGTTTTTTGGTCAAGCACGTGAAGCCATTCCAAGTATTGTTGAAATCAAAGCCTACCTAGACGGTTTGAGTAAACAAGGCGGCCCAATTCTGGCTGGTCTTGAGCATTTGGATGATCGTTACTTACGAGCAGTTGGCTACTCGACCAAATCTAAGCGAAATAGCTTGCCCAAGATGGTCTTGATTGGCGACATTGCTGGTGATGACGAAGAAGCTGTTGCTGCAGCTACAAGCGAAGTGGTGCGGATGGCGAACTTGCGCGTTGGCGAAGGTTTTGTTGCTGTGAGCGCAGAGGCACGCAAGAAATTTTGGTTAGATCGCGCACGTACAGCGGCTATCGCTCGCCACACCAATGCATTCAAGATCAATGAAGACGTTGTGATTCCTTTGCCGCGTATGGGCGAATACACCGATGGCATTGATCGCATCAATATTGAGCTATCTCTTAAGAATAAATTGCAAGTACTTGATGGCCTCGAATCGTTTTTGAAGAAGAGTGCGTTGCCGTTGGGCAAGAGCGATGAAGAGTATGAGATCCTTACTGCTGAAATCTTAGGTGATCGTGTTCAACAGGCCTTGGATTTAATCAGTAAGGTACGTACTCGTTGGGCTGAGTGGCTCACACAAATGGATACTTACTTCCCGAAGTTACAGAACTTCAGTCTACGTGCATCCTGGAAAGAGGAAGTGCGCGCCGAATTGCGCATTATTTTTGGTGGCTTGGCGTTTGAGCCAATTCTGGCTGAGCTCGAGGCCATTCATAAAAATATTCTGCGTAAGCGCGTATTCGTAGCCTTACACATGCACGCGGGTGATGGAAACGTTCACACCAATCTTCCCGTGAATTCTGATGACTATGAAATGTTGCAAGATGCACATCGGGCCGTAGACCGTATCATGAAATTGGCCCGCTCATTAGATGGCGTGATCTCTGGCGAGCACGGCATCGGTATTACGAAGCTAGAGTATTTGACCGAAGCTGAGTTAAAAGACTTCCGCAGCTACAAGAACCGGGTTGACCCAGAGGGCCGCTTCAATAAAGGTAAGTTGATGCCCCATGCTGACCTGAGTATGGCGTATACGCCAAGCTTTGGTTTGATGGGCCATGAGTCCATCATCATGCAACAAAGTGATATCGGTGCGATTGCTGATAGCGTGAAAGATTGCTTACGTTGTGGTAAGTGCAAACCGGTTTGTGCAACCCATGTACCGCGCGCAAACTTGCTTTACAGTCCGCGCGATAAGATCTTGGCAACCTCTCTGTTGATTGAAGCCTTCTTATATGAAGAGCAAACACGTCGCGGTGTTTCTATCCGTCATTGGGAAATGTTTGATGACGTTGCAGCACATTGCACGGTGTGTCATAAGTGTTTAACACCTTGCCCCGTCAAGATTGACTTTGGTGATGTGACGATGAACATGCGTAACTTATTGCGCAAGATGGGGCAACAACGCTTTAATCCTGGAACTGCTGCATCTATGTTCTTCTTGAATGCCACCAGCCCTGAAACAATTCATTTGGCTCGCAAGACCATGATTGGCTGGGGTTATAGCTTGCAGCGGCTTGGTAATGATGTTCTGCGGAAGTTTACCAAACAGCAAACCGCTCACCCACCTGCAACAGTAGGTAAGCCAAGCGTTAAAGAGCAGGTTATTTTCTTTGTGAATAAGAAGATGCCTGGCAATTTGCCAAAGAAAACTGCGCGTGCCCTCTTGGATATTGAGGATGCAAACTACGTACCGATCATTCGTGATCCAAAAACGACTTCTGCAGATACTGAGGCTGTGTTTTATTTCCCCGGTTGTGGCTCAGAGCGTTTGTTCTCTCAGGTTGGTTTAGCTACGCAAGCGATGTTATGGAACGTAGGAGTGCAAACCGTTCTACCCCCAGGTTATTTATGTTGTGGCTATCCACAGCGGGGTAATGGCGACTTTGATAAAGCGGAAAAGATGATTACGGATAACCGTGTGTTATTCCATCGTGTAGCCAATACTTTAAATTACTTAGATATCAAGACAGTCGTCGTATCTTGTGGCACTTGTTACGACCAATTGGCTGGGTACCAGTTTGACCAGATCTTCCCAGGCTGCCGCATCATTGATATTCATGAATTCTTGGCTGAGAAGGGCGTCAAGCTCTCTGGTGTAACGGGTGTGAAGTATATGTATCACGATCCTTGCCACTCCCCGATGAAACTGCAAGATCCATTGAAAACTGTAAATGAGTTGATTCAGCTTGAGGATGGTAAAGCGATTGCTAAAAATGATCGTTGCTGTGGTGAATCAGGCACGCTCGCAGTGACACGTCCAGACATTTCGACGCAAGTGCGCTTCCGCAAGCAAATTGAAATGGAAAAAGGCGCTAATGATTTGCGCAAAGGCGATTTCACAGGGGAAGTCAAGGTATTGACTAGTTGCCCATCTTGTTTGCAGGGCTTGACTCGTTTTGATGCTGATAGCGATACGACTGCTGATTACATCGTGGTGGAGATGGCACAAAAATTACTGGGTAAAGACTGGATGCAAGATTACGTTGCTAAAGCAAACCAAGGTGGCATTGAGAGGGTTCTCGTTTAA
- the queF gene encoding NADPH-dependent 7-cyano-7-deazaguanine reductase QueF (Catalyzes the NADPH-dependent reduction of 7-cyano-7-deazaguanine (preQ0) to 7-aminomethyl-7-deazaguanine (preQ1) in queuosine biosynthesis), whose translation MATLPLGQSTQYPDQYDPSLLFPIPRVENRKKLGLKADQALPFVGVDIWNAFELSWLNKKGKPQIALAEFQIPADSPNMIESKSFKLYLNSLNSAHFEDEHEVRERLIADLSAVAGSKISTRINPTESIAKKGMQEMGGILMDRLDLEVDPNLPADPSLLGVNASFGPIEQCLVSHLLKSNCPVTGQPDWASVQIRYQGRPILEEGLLRYLIGFRNLGEFHEHCVETIFTDIKRQCKPEKLSVYARYTRRGGLDINPFRTDHNSPWPDNVRHARQ comes from the coding sequence ATGGCAACATTACCGCTTGGACAATCAACACAATACCCAGATCAATATGATCCGAGTTTGTTATTTCCAATTCCTAGAGTTGAAAATAGAAAAAAGCTTGGCCTCAAAGCAGATCAAGCATTGCCCTTTGTCGGCGTTGATATTTGGAATGCTTTTGAGCTCAGCTGGCTCAACAAAAAAGGTAAGCCACAAATTGCATTAGCCGAGTTTCAGATTCCAGCAGACTCACCCAACATGATTGAATCTAAATCCTTCAAGCTCTACCTTAATAGCCTCAACAGCGCTCATTTTGAAGATGAACATGAAGTGAGAGAGAGACTGATCGCTGATTTATCTGCGGTGGCTGGCAGCAAAATCAGCACTCGCATCAACCCAACGGAGTCCATTGCTAAAAAGGGGATGCAAGAGATGGGTGGCATCCTGATGGATCGCCTCGATCTTGAAGTAGATCCAAACTTACCTGCAGACCCAAGCCTACTGGGAGTGAATGCGTCTTTTGGTCCTATTGAGCAATGTCTGGTTTCACATCTCCTCAAATCTAATTGTCCAGTGACCGGCCAGCCTGACTGGGCCAGCGTGCAAATTCGCTATCAAGGCAGGCCAATTCTTGAAGAAGGTTTATTGCGCTACCTGATTGGCTTTAGAAATCTTGGTGAATTTCATGAGCACTGTGTTGAAACCATCTTTACAGACATAAAGCGTCAGTGCAAACCAGAAAAACTCTCTGTGTATGCGCGCTATACACGGCGTGGTGGCCTAGATATCAACCCATTTAGAACCGATCACAATTCACCATGGCCGGATAATGTTCGGCATGCAAGACAATAA
- the ilvA gene encoding threonine ammonia-lyase, biosynthetic, whose translation MATNYLKKILSARVYDVARETELQLAPELTKRLGNQVLLKREDNQPVFSFKLRGAYNKMAHLPPEALKRGVIAASAGNHAQGVALAAAKMKCKAVIVMPVTTPSVKIDAVKARGGSWVEVILHGESYSDAFQHSEVLGKKRGLTFVHPFDDPDVIAGQGTIAHEIFTQYEKPIDAVFVAIGGGGLISGIGEYIKAVSPKTKVIGVQASDSDAMNQSLKANKRIEMKDVGLFSDGTAVKLVGKETFRICKKVVDEIVTVDTDEICAAINDVFTDTRSILEPAGALAIAGMKKYVEQKHIKKKTLVAVACGANMNFSRLRFVAERADVGEFREAVFAVTIPEERGSFKRFCELLGKRNVTEFNYRIGDQSEAHIFVGIGTQKAGDSEAIAKHFRKAKFATIDLTHDELAKSHLRHMVGGHSALAKDELLYRFEFPERPGALMKFLTSMAPNWNISLFHYRNHGADYGRILVGIQVPQNEQKKFQTFLAKLGYPHWDESNNPAYRLFLK comes from the coding sequence ATGGCAACGAACTATTTAAAGAAAATTTTATCGGCTCGCGTCTACGACGTGGCCAGAGAGACCGAGCTCCAGCTCGCCCCTGAACTCACCAAGCGTTTAGGCAATCAAGTACTCCTAAAAAGGGAGGATAACCAGCCGGTTTTCTCTTTCAAACTACGGGGCGCCTATAACAAGATGGCCCATTTACCCCCAGAAGCCTTAAAACGCGGTGTTATTGCCGCCTCTGCAGGCAATCATGCGCAGGGAGTCGCTCTAGCTGCAGCCAAAATGAAATGCAAGGCAGTCATCGTGATGCCCGTGACAACACCTAGCGTCAAAATCGATGCCGTTAAGGCTCGAGGCGGGTCTTGGGTAGAGGTCATTCTTCACGGCGAGTCATACAGTGACGCTTTTCAACATTCTGAAGTGCTTGGCAAAAAACGGGGGCTGACCTTTGTTCATCCTTTTGATGATCCTGACGTCATCGCTGGTCAAGGCACGATTGCTCATGAGATTTTTACTCAATACGAAAAACCCATCGATGCAGTTTTTGTAGCAATTGGTGGTGGTGGCTTGATTTCAGGTATCGGTGAATACATCAAAGCAGTCAGCCCAAAAACTAAAGTCATTGGCGTTCAAGCATCGGACTCCGATGCGATGAATCAATCACTCAAAGCAAACAAACGTATTGAGATGAAGGATGTCGGTTTATTTTCAGATGGCACTGCCGTCAAATTGGTTGGCAAAGAAACTTTTCGTATCTGCAAAAAAGTTGTAGACGAAATTGTCACAGTTGATACCGATGAAATCTGTGCGGCTATTAACGATGTCTTTACGGATACTCGCAGTATTCTGGAGCCTGCTGGTGCCTTAGCTATTGCCGGCATGAAGAAATACGTAGAACAAAAACATATTAAGAAGAAAACCTTGGTGGCAGTTGCGTGCGGCGCCAATATGAACTTTAGCCGTCTGCGCTTTGTGGCAGAGCGTGCAGACGTTGGCGAGTTTCGTGAAGCTGTATTTGCAGTAACGATTCCTGAAGAGCGTGGCTCCTTTAAGCGCTTCTGTGAATTACTCGGCAAGCGTAATGTCACTGAATTTAACTATCGCATTGGCGATCAAAGTGAAGCACATATTTTTGTAGGTATTGGCACACAAAAAGCGGGTGATAGTGAAGCGATTGCTAAACATTTCCGCAAAGCGAAGTTTGCAACGATCGATCTCACACATGATGAGTTAGCAAAGTCTCATTTACGTCATATGGTTGGTGGCCACTCTGCCCTTGCCAAAGATGAGTTGCTCTACCGCTTTGAGTTTCCAGAGCGTCCGGGTGCACTCATGAAGTTCTTAACCAGCATGGCACCTAACTGGAATATCAGCTTATTCCACTATCGGAATCATGGCGCTGACTATGGTCGTATCTTGGTCGGTATTCAGGTTCCCCAAAATGAACAGAAGAAATTCCAAACCTTCTTGGCGAAATTGGGCTACCCCCATTGGGATGAGAGTAATAACCCAGCTTATCGTTTATTCCTCAAATAA